The segment CGTCGTGGGAATCGGCGTACTGGCAGGCGGCCACGCCGCCCAGCGAGTGCCCGCCGACGAACCACGTCCGAACGGTGGGGTTATCTCGGCGAATCTGGTCGGCAGTCCCGGCGTCCAGCAGGGCGACGTTCAGGGGCATCTTCGGGACGAACACCGTGACGTTCGCTCGCGTCACCAGCGGAGCGAGGACGCCGTAGTAGGCGTCGGGAGCGACCCGAGCGCCGGGATAGAACACGAACCCGGTGGTTGCATCGGCGTCTGCCGGCGCGAGGACGTGGACGCCTCCGGTGGTCGTGACCGAGACGCGGGGGTCGTCCTCGACCGACTGAATCGAGGCGGGCGTCCCGTGATGCGGGAGCGAGAAGTAGACGACGCCACCGCCAACCGCGACGACCAGCAGGGCGACCACGACCAACGCGGCTTGCGTCAATCGGCGCATACCCGGACGTGGTGGGCAGGCCCCGAAAGCGTTGTCCGTTCGTCTCGGGTCGCTGGCAAAAAAGTCGAAAATCCTACAGCTGATGGCCGCAGGCGCAGTTGCCGATGCAGTAGGTGGTCCCCTCGTCGGAGAGTTCGACGCCGAGCGCAGACAGCGTTCCCAAGAGGTTCGCGGCGGCGTCCTCCTCGGGCCGGACCCTCGCGGCGGTCGCACCGTAGGGCTTCGCACCGACCGGAATCGTCGCGGCGA is part of the Halorussus lipolyticus genome and harbors:
- a CDS encoding alpha/beta hydrolase, whose amino-acid sequence is MRRLTQAALVVVALLVVAVGGGVVYFSLPHHGTPASIQSVEDDPRVSVTTTGGVHVLAPADADATTGFVFYPGARVAPDAYYGVLAPLVTRANVTVFVPKMPLNVALLDAGTADQIRRDNPTVRTWFVGGHSLGGVAACQYADSHDVRGLVLFASYCNANVSDDELAVLSVTGSADTVLDRENYRAARTRLPPTATVREIRGMNHTQFGSYRGQRGDSPAPRSYAEAHDRLADVLVPWVANRSATPKSSA